One Longimicrobium terrae DNA segment encodes these proteins:
- a CDS encoding nuclear transport factor 2 family protein has product MLRIIPALLTLALVMAACAAPGPAVSPAPTGPVSEAERVVQAQVDAYNRHDIDAFVATYAPDVVLYRHPDQVMMRGTDAMRTLYGQMFTNAPALNVRIANRIVQGDFVIDHEVVTGAPGAEGEMLATAVYEVKAGRIQNVWFIH; this is encoded by the coding sequence ATGCTCCGCATCATCCCCGCCCTGCTCACGCTCGCGCTCGTGATGGCCGCCTGTGCCGCGCCGGGCCCGGCCGTCTCCCCCGCCCCGACGGGCCCGGTCTCGGAAGCCGAGCGCGTCGTGCAGGCGCAGGTGGACGCGTACAACCGTCACGACATCGACGCCTTTGTCGCCACGTACGCGCCCGATGTCGTCCTCTACCGCCACCCGGACCAGGTGATGATGCGCGGGACGGACGCGATGCGCACGCTGTACGGCCAGATGTTCACGAATGCACCGGCGCTCAACGTCCGCATCGCCAACCGCATCGTGCAGGGCGACTTCGTGATCGACCACGAGGTGGTGACCGGCGCGCCCGGCGCGGAGGGCGAGATGCTCGCGACTGCCGTCTATGAGGTAAAGGCGGGGCGGATTCAGAACGTCTGGTTCATCCACTGA
- a CDS encoding S9 family peptidase, translating into MTNTFAPRRAVLGLALALAAAPHAGAAQQTTAAQDPSRLSIERIFASSDFRLQSLPAVQWMKDGQRFTFVGPDGDLMVENAATGQRSVLIAKSLLVPAGGQAIDIEDYSWSGNERRLLIYTNSQPVWRSNTKGQYYVWDLDAQRLTPASRAPGWQQFAKLSPDGTRVGFVRDNDIYVTDLASGAETRLTRDGSETIINGTFDWVYEEELGLQDGWRWSPDGRRIAYWRINQEPVRTFYMVQETDSLYSQPVGLRYPKAGAANPIARIGVADVATGQTRWMETGADSSVYLARMEWAASSDEVMIQRLNRHQNRLDVMLASAGTGAVRTLFTETDSAWVDVGEDFRWLNNGRQFLWSSERDGYNHLYVYNRDGSLARRLTRGDWEATGVLGVDERNGFVYFGGTEEGPEERQVYRTRLDGRGTVQQVSRDEGTHVAALSPAGTYWLDFYSRAGVPPVISLRRPDGAMVRTLADNAQARQALERLAVRKPEFFQFRTDDGVQLNGWMIKPADFDPSRKYPVLMYVYGGPGSQTVTDAWGGGRYLWHQMLAQQGYIVVSVDNRGTGARGRDFKKVTYENLGTNEAQDQISAARWLASQSYVDPARIGLWGWSYGGYMTSFTLMQPGSPFRAGVAVAPVADWGLYDSIYTERFMRTPQENPEGYRRSSPVANAANLRGRFLLIHGTGDDNVHFQNSVRLANALQGAGKQFQFMAYPNRTHSISGGRTSVHLYTMMTDWILQNL; encoded by the coding sequence ATGACCAACACGTTCGCACCCCGCCGCGCGGTGCTCGGACTGGCGCTGGCGCTCGCCGCCGCGCCGCACGCCGGCGCCGCGCAGCAGACCACGGCGGCGCAGGACCCGTCGCGGCTTTCCATCGAGCGCATCTTTGCCTCCAGCGACTTCCGCCTGCAGTCCCTGCCCGCCGTGCAGTGGATGAAGGACGGCCAGCGCTTCACCTTCGTCGGCCCCGACGGCGACCTGATGGTGGAAAACGCCGCCACCGGCCAGCGCTCTGTGCTGATCGCCAAGTCGCTGCTCGTCCCCGCCGGCGGGCAGGCCATCGACATCGAAGACTACAGCTGGTCCGGCAACGAGCGCCGGCTGCTCATCTACACCAACTCGCAGCCGGTCTGGCGCTCCAACACCAAGGGCCAGTACTACGTCTGGGATCTGGACGCCCAGCGCCTGACGCCCGCCTCGCGCGCGCCGGGGTGGCAGCAGTTCGCCAAGCTGTCGCCCGACGGCACCCGCGTGGGCTTCGTGCGCGACAACGACATCTACGTCACCGACCTCGCCAGCGGCGCCGAAACGCGGCTTACGCGCGACGGCAGCGAAACCATCATCAACGGCACCTTTGACTGGGTGTACGAAGAAGAGCTGGGGCTGCAGGACGGCTGGCGGTGGAGCCCGGACGGGCGGCGCATCGCCTACTGGCGCATCAACCAGGAGCCGGTGCGCACCTTCTACATGGTGCAGGAAACGGACAGCCTGTACTCGCAGCCGGTGGGCCTGCGCTATCCCAAGGCCGGCGCGGCCAACCCCATCGCGCGCATCGGCGTGGCGGACGTGGCCACGGGGCAGACGCGGTGGATGGAAACCGGCGCCGACAGCAGCGTGTACCTGGCCCGGATGGAGTGGGCCGCCTCGTCCGACGAGGTGATGATCCAGCGGCTGAACCGCCACCAGAACCGGCTGGACGTGATGCTGGCCAGCGCCGGCACCGGCGCGGTCCGCACGCTGTTCACGGAGACGGACAGCGCCTGGGTGGACGTGGGCGAGGACTTCCGCTGGCTCAACAACGGCCGGCAGTTTCTGTGGAGCAGCGAGCGCGACGGGTACAACCACCTGTACGTGTACAACCGCGACGGCTCGCTCGCCCGGCGCCTTACGCGCGGCGACTGGGAAGCCACCGGCGTGCTGGGCGTGGACGAGCGCAACGGCTTTGTCTACTTCGGTGGCACGGAGGAAGGGCCCGAGGAGCGGCAGGTGTACCGCACGCGCCTGGACGGCCGCGGAACCGTGCAGCAGGTGAGCCGCGACGAGGGAACGCACGTGGCCGCGCTCAGCCCGGCCGGCACCTACTGGCTGGACTTCTACTCGAGGGCCGGCGTGCCGCCCGTCATCTCGCTGCGCCGCCCGGACGGCGCCATGGTCCGCACGCTGGCGGACAACGCGCAGGCGCGGCAGGCGCTGGAGCGGCTGGCGGTGCGCAAGCCGGAGTTCTTTCAGTTCCGCACGGATGACGGCGTGCAGCTGAACGGGTGGATGATCAAGCCGGCGGACTTTGATCCGTCCAGGAAGTATCCCGTGCTGATGTACGTATACGGCGGCCCGGGCTCGCAGACGGTGACGGACGCGTGGGGGGGCGGGCGCTACCTGTGGCACCAGATGCTGGCGCAGCAGGGCTACATCGTGGTGAGCGTGGACAACCGCGGCACCGGCGCGCGCGGCCGCGACTTCAAGAAGGTGACGTACGAGAACCTGGGCACCAACGAGGCGCAGGACCAGATTTCCGCCGCGCGCTGGCTGGCGTCGCAGTCGTACGTGGATCCGGCGCGCATCGGACTGTGGGGGTGGAGCTACGGCGGATACATGACGTCGTTCACGCTCATGCAGCCGGGCTCGCCCTTCCGCGCGGGCGTGGCGGTGGCGCCGGTGGCGGACTGGGGACTGTACGACAGCATCTACACCGAGCGCTTCATGCGCACGCCGCAGGAAAATCCGGAAGGGTACCGCCGCAGTTCGCCGGTGGCCAACGCGGCAAACCTGCGCGGCCGCTTTCTGCTGATTCACGGCACGGGCGACGACAACGTGCACTTTCAGAACAGCGTGCGGCTGGCGAACGCGCTGCAGGGGGCGGGCAAGCAGTTCCAGTTCATGGCGTACCCCAACCGTACGCACAGCATCTCCGGCGGGCGCACCAGCGTGCACCTGTACACGATGATGACCGACTGGATTCTGCAGAACCTGTAG
- a CDS encoding APC family permease encodes MRPTESPDAVAANHRPDAAPDRLPRRLGVWTAAAVLVGSTIGSGIFRVPSGTAERVQTLGAFSLVWIVGALIALVGALTIAELAAMYPRSGGIYVFLREAYGPLPAFLFGWTELMVIRPSALGAIAVIFAEYSARLFGFSEGYVKWVAAGAIVLLAAANVRSVNWGGIVQNLSTVAKVGAILGLALFAFVMGSGSTGALAGPLSFQPASWVGFGLALVSVMWAYDGWADLTFIAGEVKDPSRTMPRAIIGGVLAVAAIYLAINAAYLFLLSMDEMAASKLVASDAAQKVFGGGGAGVVAVMVMLSTFGALNGAMMTGPRIFYAMAEDGNFFRPIAAVHPTWRTPYAAILLAAGLGVSYVLLRSFQDLADAFVLGIWPFYALAVAGVYVLRRRLPNAERPYRTWGYPVVPFIFLAAAVGMLGNAAWNSGARSNFFSFGIILLGIPAYYLWRAVKGRSAAA; translated from the coding sequence ATGCGACCCACCGAATCTCCTGACGCCGTCGCCGCCAACCACCGGCCGGACGCCGCGCCCGACCGCCTGCCGCGCCGGCTGGGCGTGTGGACCGCCGCCGCCGTCCTGGTGGGCTCCACCATCGGCAGCGGCATCTTTCGCGTCCCCAGCGGCACCGCGGAACGGGTGCAGACGCTGGGCGCCTTCTCGCTCGTGTGGATCGTCGGCGCGCTGATCGCCCTCGTCGGCGCGCTGACCATCGCCGAACTCGCGGCCATGTACCCGCGCTCCGGCGGCATCTACGTCTTCCTGCGCGAGGCGTACGGGCCGCTCCCCGCCTTTCTGTTCGGATGGACGGAACTGATGGTCATCCGCCCCTCCGCGCTGGGTGCCATCGCGGTCATCTTCGCCGAATACTCGGCCCGCCTCTTCGGATTTTCCGAGGGATACGTGAAGTGGGTGGCGGCGGGCGCCATCGTGCTGCTCGCGGCGGCAAACGTCCGATCCGTGAACTGGGGCGGCATCGTGCAGAACCTGAGCACGGTCGCCAAGGTGGGCGCCATCCTGGGCCTGGCCCTGTTCGCTTTCGTGATGGGAAGCGGATCGACGGGCGCTCTGGCGGGGCCGCTGAGCTTTCAGCCCGCGTCGTGGGTGGGCTTCGGGCTGGCGCTCGTGTCCGTGATGTGGGCGTACGACGGATGGGCGGACCTCACCTTCATCGCCGGCGAGGTCAAGGATCCGTCCCGCACCATGCCGCGCGCCATCATCGGCGGGGTGCTGGCCGTGGCGGCCATCTACCTGGCCATCAACGCCGCCTATCTCTTTCTGCTGTCGATGGATGAGATGGCCGCCTCCAAGCTGGTGGCGTCCGACGCGGCGCAGAAGGTGTTCGGCGGCGGGGGCGCGGGCGTGGTGGCGGTCATGGTGATGCTCTCCACCTTCGGCGCCCTCAACGGCGCGATGATGACGGGCCCGCGCATCTTTTACGCGATGGCGGAAGACGGAAACTTCTTTCGCCCGATCGCGGCGGTGCATCCCACGTGGCGCACGCCGTACGCGGCCATCCTGCTGGCCGCGGGACTGGGCGTGTCGTACGTCCTGCTGCGCAGCTTTCAGGATCTGGCGGACGCCTTCGTGCTCGGCATCTGGCCCTTTTACGCGCTGGCCGTGGCGGGCGTGTACGTGCTGCGCCGCCGCCTGCCCAACGCCGAGCGGCCGTACCGCACTTGGGGCTACCCCGTGGTCCCCTTCATCTTTCTGGCCGCCGCGGTGGGCATGCTGGGCAACGCGGCGTGGAACAGCGGTGCGCGCAGCAACTTCTTCAGCTTCGGCATCATCCTGCTGGGCATTCCCGCCTACTACCTGTGGCGCGCGGTAAAGGGACGCTCTGCCGCGGCCTGA
- a CDS encoding sigma-70 family RNA polymerase sigma factor, producing MFLSSRALDSFDQYLQDVEKYPLIDDPAVERALAHRARAGDKQAAERLVTANLRFVISYVKKYQGRGLGLAELVCIGNEGLLKAVKKFDPDKGVKFISYAVWWIRQTVLQALAEQTRSVRIPLNQNSNLVRLSRVETALTQQMGRSPTDEEIAADMGEPVDTIRALRRVAASELSLDAPLDRGDRDSASFGERFAGSESEQIEEEVESQARREFLEKMFEKYLTERERKILYLYYGLDEGEERTLEEIGSMLGVTRERIRQIRNRAFEKLRESPDGAALEGFWALT from the coding sequence ATGTTCTTGAGCTCACGGGCCCTGGATTCGTTCGACCAGTACCTGCAGGACGTTGAGAAGTATCCGCTGATCGACGATCCCGCCGTGGAACGCGCCCTGGCCCATCGGGCGCGCGCCGGAGACAAGCAGGCCGCCGAGCGTCTGGTGACGGCCAACCTTCGTTTCGTGATCTCGTACGTGAAGAAGTACCAGGGCCGCGGCCTTGGCCTCGCCGAACTGGTGTGCATCGGCAACGAGGGACTGCTCAAGGCGGTCAAGAAGTTCGATCCGGACAAGGGCGTAAAGTTCATCTCCTACGCCGTGTGGTGGATCCGCCAGACGGTGCTGCAGGCGCTGGCCGAGCAGACGCGCTCCGTGCGCATTCCGCTCAACCAGAACTCCAATCTGGTCCGCCTCTCGCGCGTGGAAACGGCGCTGACCCAGCAGATGGGCCGCTCGCCGACCGACGAAGAGATCGCGGCCGACATGGGCGAGCCGGTGGACACCATCCGGGCCCTGCGCCGCGTGGCTGCCAGTGAACTCTCGCTCGACGCCCCGCTTGACCGCGGCGACCGCGACTCCGCCAGCTTTGGCGAGCGTTTCGCCGGCAGCGAGAGCGAGCAGATCGAGGAAGAGGTGGAATCGCAGGCCCGCCGCGAGTTCCTGGAAAAGATGTTCGAGAAGTACCTGACCGAGCGCGAGCGCAAGATTCTGTACCTGTACTACGGCCTGGACGAGGGCGAAGAGCGCACGCTGGAGGAGATCGGCTCCATGCTGGGCGTGACCCGCGAACGCATCCGCCAGATCCGCAACCGCGCTTTCGAAAAGCTTCGCGAAAGCCCGGACGGCGCGGCCCTGGAAGGCTTCTGGGCCCTGACATGA
- a CDS encoding type II toxin-antitoxin system RelE/ParE family toxin has translation MMAEFEVEYTDVYDAWWDGLSKSEREAVSGSVGLLMQRGPHLPFPHSSGVYGSRYSHMRELRVQHRGRPYRVLYAFDPRRIAILLIGGDKTGDGRWYDRFLPVADALYDQHLFSIRAADAARQP, from the coding sequence ATGATGGCGGAGTTCGAGGTGGAGTACACCGATGTTTACGACGCGTGGTGGGACGGCCTGTCCAAAAGCGAGAGGGAGGCGGTGAGCGGTTCGGTTGGGCTGTTGATGCAGCGCGGTCCGCACCTGCCGTTTCCGCACAGCAGCGGCGTGTACGGCTCGCGATACAGCCACATGCGCGAACTGCGGGTGCAGCACCGCGGGCGGCCGTACCGGGTTCTGTACGCCTTTGATCCGCGGCGCATCGCCATCCTGCTCATCGGCGGTGACAAGACGGGCGACGGGCGCTGGTACGACCGCTTTCTTCCCGTCGCTGACGCGCTCTACGACCAGCACCTCTTCTCGATCCGTGCGGCCGATGCCGCCCGGCAACCCTGA
- a CDS encoding helix-turn-helix domain-containing protein produces MAKPFRILEEAMSPESRARSAALTARMLAELPLHEMRQARRMTQEELAISLGTSQASVSKMERRTDLYLSTLRRYIEAMGGELVLLARFRDGDVRLNQFADLDAGAEEAESAAG; encoded by the coding sequence ATGGCCAAGCCGTTCCGCATTCTTGAAGAAGCAATGAGTCCCGAGAGCCGCGCGCGCTCCGCCGCTCTGACGGCGCGGATGCTGGCGGAACTGCCGCTGCACGAGATGCGTCAGGCGCGCCGCATGACGCAGGAAGAGCTGGCGATTTCGCTGGGGACCTCGCAGGCCAGCGTGAGCAAGATGGAGCGCCGCACCGATCTTTACCTGAGCACTCTGCGCCGCTACATCGAGGCGATGGGCGGCGAACTCGTGCTGCTGGCGCGCTTTCGCGACGGCGACGTGCGGCTGAACCAGTTCGCCGACCTGGACGCGGGCGCGGAAGAGGCGGAGTCCGCGGCGGGATGA
- a CDS encoding cysteine desulfurase-like protein has protein sequence MSDSFAARVRADFPVFERRVGGRPIAFFDGPGGSQVPRQVGDAVRDYLLMHNANTHGFFATSEETDAVITRAREAMAAFVNAGSPREIVFGQNMTTLTFALSRALGRGWGEGDEIIVSQLDHQANVAPWRLLAEDRGMTVHVLPFSERTYTLDYDALAGLLSPRTRLVAVGAASNAIGTVNDVARVCAAARDAGALSFVDAVHYAPHRLPDVQAIGCDFLACSAYKFFGPHMGILWGRGEHLEGLTPYKVPPASNAAPDRWETGTSNHEGMAGTAAAVEWIASLAPSAGADLRASLEAAYAAIEEHETARFARLYAGLSAIPGVHIHGPAADGMRTPTAGFVIDGVSPDQAARTLGQQGVFVWNGDFYATTVCDVLGLSDCGGLIRAGVAPYTTDEDVDRLVEGVRALAAS, from the coding sequence ATGTCCGATTCGTTCGCCGCCCGCGTCCGCGCCGACTTTCCCGTCTTTGAGCGGCGGGTGGGCGGCCGCCCCATCGCCTTCTTTGACGGGCCGGGCGGCAGCCAGGTGCCCCGGCAGGTGGGCGACGCCGTGCGCGACTACCTGCTGATGCACAACGCCAACACGCACGGCTTCTTTGCCACCAGCGAGGAAACCGACGCGGTCATCACCCGCGCGCGCGAGGCGATGGCCGCGTTCGTCAACGCGGGTTCGCCGCGGGAGATCGTGTTCGGGCAGAACATGACCACGCTCACCTTTGCCCTGTCGCGCGCGCTGGGCCGTGGGTGGGGCGAGGGCGACGAGATCATCGTAAGCCAGCTGGACCACCAGGCCAACGTGGCGCCGTGGCGGCTGCTGGCGGAGGACCGCGGGATGACGGTGCACGTCCTGCCTTTCAGCGAGCGCACGTACACGCTGGACTACGACGCGCTCGCCGGGCTGCTGTCCCCGCGCACGCGGCTGGTGGCGGTCGGCGCGGCGTCCAACGCGATCGGCACGGTGAACGACGTGGCGCGGGTGTGCGCGGCGGCGCGGGACGCCGGCGCGCTGTCGTTCGTGGACGCGGTGCACTACGCGCCGCACCGCCTGCCCGACGTGCAGGCGATCGGGTGCGACTTCCTGGCCTGCTCCGCCTACAAGTTCTTCGGTCCGCACATGGGCATCCTGTGGGGACGCGGCGAGCACCTGGAAGGGCTTACGCCGTACAAGGTGCCGCCCGCCAGCAACGCCGCCCCGGATCGGTGGGAGACAGGGACGTCCAACCACGAGGGCATGGCCGGGACGGCCGCAGCGGTGGAGTGGATCGCCAGCCTGGCCCCGTCCGCCGGCGCGGACCTGCGCGCGTCGCTCGAAGCCGCGTATGCCGCCATCGAAGAGCACGAGACGGCGCGGTTCGCCCGGCTGTACGCGGGGCTGAGCGCCATTCCGGGGGTGCACATCCACGGGCCGGCCGCGGACGGCATGCGCACGCCGACCGCCGGCTTCGTGATCGACGGCGTGTCGCCGGACCAGGCGGCGCGCACGCTGGGGCAGCAGGGCGTGTTCGTGTGGAACGGCGACTTCTACGCGACCACCGTGTGCGACGTGCTGGGCCTTTCCGACTGCGGCGGGCTGATCCGCGCGGGCGTGGCGCCGTACACGACGGACGAGGACGTGGACCGGCTGGTGGAAGGCGTCCGCGCCCTGGCCGCGAGCTGA
- a CDS encoding M1 family metallopeptidase — protein MSRWTPALMAAIALAGCASQPPASGPAPRMADSLERPIPYPVTPPAGYQRAVRTGTRTATGAPGARYWSNRADYVIRARVIPADKRLEGSQTITYTNNSPDTLRSLQVELTMNHHAPGVVRNEPAEVTGGVNITRVTVGGQPVAAAGGQGGAQGARYAVTGTRMVIVPAAPVLPGATTRLEMEWNFRIPKEGGGGRMGWDEDNLLFLAYFYPTMVVYDDVVGWQPDPFRGTAEFYQDFGSYDLTVEAPPQWVVMGTGALQNPQEALAPAVLARYRAGIESDSVVHVLTGADFGRATTAGRGGMVTWRFRADSVRDAAFSVTRQSNWDATRTPVGDRNGDGRPEYTAIHAFWRQSAPRWAGAARDAAQSIRFLSGYTGVSYPWPHMTSVEGEGIIGGGMEYPMMTLISGYNQASDTALYSVIAHELAHMWVPMIVSVDERRYGWMDEGMTTFHEAQARRDTFPGSNPELEDRAGYLSLARAGGEGEVMRRTDFQYTGAAGGVASYSKPATNFATLRGLLGEQTFNRAWTTFLDRWKWKHPYPWDFFNTFNEVSGENLDWFWRSWFYETWTLDQAVQSVTQGPGGTTIVIADRGDAPLPARVTLTFENGQTQTLEVPVEEWLSGRRTATLTLPTTSTSPVIRVEIDAENVFPDIDRTNNVWTRG, from the coding sequence ATGTCGCGTTGGACCCCGGCGCTCATGGCGGCGATCGCGCTCGCGGGGTGCGCCTCGCAGCCGCCCGCGAGCGGCCCCGCGCCCAGGATGGCCGACAGCCTGGAGCGGCCCATTCCCTACCCCGTCACGCCGCCGGCCGGGTACCAGCGCGCCGTCCGCACCGGCACGCGCACCGCCACGGGCGCTCCCGGCGCGCGCTACTGGAGCAACCGCGCCGACTACGTCATCCGCGCCCGCGTCATCCCCGCGGACAAGCGGCTGGAAGGCTCGCAGACCATCACCTACACCAACAACTCGCCAGACACGCTGCGCTCGCTGCAGGTGGAGCTGACGATGAACCACCACGCCCCCGGCGTGGTTCGCAACGAGCCGGCGGAAGTCACCGGCGGCGTCAACATCACGCGGGTGACCGTGGGCGGGCAGCCGGTGGCCGCGGCGGGCGGACAGGGCGGCGCGCAGGGCGCGCGCTACGCCGTGACGGGTACGCGGATGGTCATCGTCCCCGCCGCGCCGGTGCTTCCGGGCGCCACCACGCGGCTGGAGATGGAGTGGAATTTCCGCATTCCCAAGGAGGGCGGCGGCGGCCGCATGGGGTGGGACGAGGACAACCTCCTCTTTCTGGCCTACTTCTATCCCACCATGGTGGTGTACGACGACGTGGTGGGATGGCAGCCGGACCCGTTCCGCGGCACGGCGGAGTTCTACCAGGACTTCGGCAGCTACGACCTGACGGTGGAAGCGCCGCCGCAGTGGGTGGTGATGGGCACCGGCGCGCTGCAGAACCCGCAGGAAGCGCTGGCCCCCGCCGTGCTGGCCCGCTACCGCGCGGGAATCGAGAGCGACAGCGTGGTGCACGTCCTGACGGGCGCGGACTTCGGGCGCGCCACGACGGCCGGGCGCGGCGGCATGGTCACCTGGCGCTTTCGCGCGGACAGCGTGCGCGACGCGGCGTTCAGCGTCACCCGCCAGTCCAACTGGGACGCCACCCGCACCCCGGTGGGCGACCGCAACGGCGACGGGCGGCCGGAGTACACCGCCATCCACGCCTTCTGGCGGCAGAGCGCCCCGCGCTGGGCCGGCGCCGCGCGCGACGCCGCGCAGTCCATCCGCTTCCTCAGCGGCTACACGGGCGTGTCGTATCCCTGGCCGCACATGACGTCGGTGGAGGGCGAGGGCATCATCGGCGGCGGGATGGAGTATCCCATGATGACGCTGATCAGCGGATACAACCAGGCCAGCGACACGGCGCTGTACAGCGTGATCGCGCACGAGCTCGCCCACATGTGGGTGCCCATGATCGTGAGCGTGGACGAGCGGCGGTACGGGTGGATGGATGAGGGGATGACCACCTTTCACGAAGCCCAGGCGCGCCGCGACACCTTTCCCGGCAGCAACCCGGAGCTGGAAGACCGCGCCGGATACCTGAGCCTGGCCCGCGCGGGCGGCGAGGGCGAAGTGATGCGGCGCACCGACTTCCAGTACACGGGGGCCGCTGGCGGTGTGGCGTCGTACAGCAAGCCCGCCACCAACTTCGCCACGCTGCGCGGGCTGCTGGGCGAGCAGACCTTCAACCGCGCGTGGACGACGTTCCTCGACCGGTGGAAGTGGAAGCACCCGTATCCGTGGGACTTCTTCAACACCTTCAACGAGGTGTCGGGCGAGAACCTGGACTGGTTCTGGCGCAGCTGGTTCTACGAAACGTGGACGCTGGACCAGGCCGTCCAGAGCGTGACGCAGGGCCCTGGCGGCACCACCATCGTCATCGCGGACCGCGGCGATGCCCCCCTGCCCGCCCGCGTTACGCTGACGTTCGAGAACGGGCAGACGCAGACGCTGGAGGTGCCGGTGGAGGAGTGGCTGTCCGGCCGCCGCACCGCCACCCTGACGCTGCCCACGACGTCCACCTCCCCGGTGATCCGCGTGGAGATCGACGCCGAGAACGTGTTTCCCGACATCGACCGCACCAACAACGTCTGGACCCGCGGCTGA